Proteins from a single region of Sneathiella aquimaris:
- a CDS encoding YeeE/YedE family protein: MDIPISTLMAIAGCLIGGIAGYTARMNQFCTFGAIEDARLSGEWRRMRLWVFTIAIAIIGTTLLYYFQVIDLKQSMHWRTDLIWVSLIVGGLCFGFGMAQVGTCPYGALVRLGTGDLRSLVTLLVVGVTGYMTMRGLMASARVAIENVGLQSDAAGSLNIPALLGVNSLVSYLVIALFIAGGLLVWCFKGGDFRRSLKSQMAGLVIGLCVVSGWFVTGYIGQDEFDPQRLVSLSFISATADGLMYLMTFSGATINFAIGSVGGVVLGSLIGSMQKRQFKLEAFDDSREMRRHLIGGALMGIGGIMAMGCTVGQGISGVSTLSLGSLIAFASILVGAVLGLHYLLEDNLKDTMSAFFRS; the protein is encoded by the coding sequence TTGGATATCCCTATCAGTACATTAATGGCAATCGCCGGTTGTTTGATCGGTGGAATAGCGGGTTATACGGCTCGGATGAACCAGTTTTGTACCTTTGGTGCGATTGAAGACGCGCGATTGAGTGGTGAATGGCGTCGAATGCGTCTCTGGGTGTTTACGATTGCCATTGCAATCATTGGAACGACACTTCTCTATTACTTTCAGGTTATTGACCTGAAGCAATCCATGCATTGGCGGACGGACTTGATTTGGGTATCCCTCATTGTAGGCGGGCTGTGTTTCGGTTTCGGGATGGCTCAGGTGGGAACCTGTCCGTATGGTGCGTTGGTTCGACTGGGAACAGGGGATCTAAGATCTCTTGTAACACTCCTGGTGGTCGGCGTTACTGGATACATGACAATGCGCGGACTGATGGCCAGTGCGCGTGTCGCCATTGAAAATGTTGGCCTTCAGTCCGATGCCGCGGGGTCTTTGAATATACCGGCTCTTCTGGGAGTTAACTCATTGGTTTCGTATTTGGTGATCGCCTTGTTTATCGCAGGCGGACTGCTTGTCTGGTGCTTTAAAGGGGGTGATTTCAGGCGCTCGTTGAAATCCCAGATGGCAGGCTTGGTGATCGGTTTGTGTGTTGTGTCAGGCTGGTTTGTCACAGGCTATATTGGTCAGGATGAATTTGATCCTCAGCGGCTTGTCTCGCTAAGTTTTATCTCGGCAACGGCCGACGGATTGATGTATTTGATGACATTTTCCGGCGCGACGATCAACTTTGCAATTGGAAGCGTGGGGGGTGTTGTGCTCGGCTCACTTATCGGCTCAATGCAAAAGCGTCAGTTTAAACTCGAAGCTTTCGACGATAGCCGTGAAATGCGGCGGCATCTTATTGGTGGGGCCCTAATGGGGATTGGCGGGATTATGGCAATGGGCTGTACGGTCGGTCAGGGGATTAGTGGTGTTTCAACGCTGTCGCTTGGATCTTTGATTGCCTTTGCGTCCATTCTTGTTGGGGCGGTTTTAGGCCTGCACTATCTTCTTGAAGACAACCTGAAGGATACAATGTCCGCTTTTTTCAGGTCCTGA
- a CDS encoding ArsR/SmtB family transcription factor: MMALKNMIDLDEMLDFPDEMVDNASRACTTLKAMAHESRLLILCLLANGEKSVIELEKRLSMRQPAVSQQLARLRADDLVHARREGKTIYYSIANSEVQAIIKLLYALYCAPDEAD, encoded by the coding sequence ATGATGGCATTAAAGAACATGATTGATTTGGATGAGATGTTGGATTTCCCAGATGAAATGGTGGATAACGCGTCGCGTGCATGTACAACTCTCAAGGCAATGGCCCATGAAAGCCGCCTTCTGATCCTGTGCCTTCTGGCCAATGGAGAAAAGTCTGTTATTGAACTTGAAAAGCGGCTTTCCATGCGCCAGCCAGCGGTTTCTCAACAGTTGGCCAGACTACGGGCAGATGATTTGGTTCATGCCCGACGAGAGGGCAAAACGATCTATTATTCGATTGCGAATAGTGAAGTTCAGGCCATTATAAAACTACTCTATGCCCTTTATTGTGCCCCGGATGAAGCAGACTAA
- a CDS encoding thioredoxin domain-containing protein, translated as MNVSLLTGTVVGFFLFFAMQINPLAAAELLMFRERGCYWCEKWDEEIGPIYPKTSEGKTAPLKQRDIQDPIEEFITHNGIVHYTPTFVLVEGGREIGRITGYPGEDNFWWMLEELVKKLKPNKAGTKG; from the coding sequence ATGAATGTCAGTCTTCTCACAGGCACCGTCGTTGGGTTTTTCCTGTTTTTTGCTATGCAGATCAATCCATTGGCGGCTGCAGAATTGCTCATGTTCAGAGAGCGGGGATGCTATTGGTGTGAAAAATGGGATGAAGAGATTGGCCCGATTTATCCAAAAACCAGTGAAGGGAAAACGGCGCCCCTGAAACAGCGCGATATTCAGGACCCCATTGAAGAATTCATCACACATAATGGCATAGTTCATTACACCCCTACCTTTGTACTGGTGGAAGGTGGGCGGGAAATTGGCAGAATTACAGGGTATCCCGGAGAAGATAATTTCTGGTGGATGCTGGAAGAGTTGGTAAAAAAATTAAAACCAAACAAAGCTGGAACAAAGGGGTAG
- a CDS encoding cytochrome c biogenesis CcdA family protein has product MFDLTVSGAFIAGVLSFLSPCVLPLVPPYLCYLAGVGFEELAHSSDKKEIRKRSFYRTLSFVAGFTVIFVALGATASTFGQFISDYFSVLEKAAGAIIIVLGLHISGILKIPFLYREARFQTNNKPVGILGSFIVGLAFAFGWTPCVGPVLATILMVASTEDSVHQGTYLLAAYSLGIGIPFILAAIFVNPFITFMQKFRRHLHKVEIAVGILLVATGILLITGNMSALGYGLLEWFPWLGNTG; this is encoded by the coding sequence ATGTTTGATCTAACAGTATCAGGTGCGTTCATTGCAGGCGTGCTTTCTTTCTTGTCACCATGTGTTCTTCCTTTGGTGCCGCCCTACCTGTGTTACCTGGCAGGAGTTGGTTTCGAAGAACTGGCCCATTCTTCCGATAAAAAAGAGATCAGAAAACGCAGTTTCTACCGTACCTTGTCCTTTGTTGCCGGTTTCACTGTCATCTTTGTCGCTCTTGGCGCTACCGCGTCAACCTTCGGGCAATTCATTTCTGACTATTTCAGCGTCCTTGAAAAAGCCGCTGGTGCAATCATCATCGTCCTTGGGTTGCATATTTCCGGGATATTAAAAATCCCATTTCTGTACCGGGAAGCGCGTTTTCAGACAAATAATAAGCCAGTAGGAATTCTGGGAAGTTTTATCGTCGGTCTTGCCTTTGCTTTTGGCTGGACCCCCTGTGTCGGGCCAGTATTGGCAACAATTCTTATGGTCGCCAGCACAGAAGACAGCGTTCATCAGGGCACCTATTTACTAGCCGCCTATTCATTGGGAATTGGTATTCCTTTTATCCTGGCCGCCATCTTCGTAAATCCCTTTATTACCTTCATGCAAAAGTTCCGCAGGCACCTTCACAAGGTTGAAATAGCCGTTGGGATCCTGTTGGTGGCAACCGGCATTTTATTGATTACGGGAAATATGTCGGCATTGGGATACGGGTTACTAGAATGGTTCCCCTGGCTGGGAAACACAGGCTGA
- the soxX gene encoding sulfur oxidation c-type cytochrome SoxX: protein MKNPTLLGTAVLAIAMTTVAITGHPQAAESVKYTIVEDAIPNPLTKEAGDPDKGRKAVINRKQGNCLACHAVTSLANQPFHGEVGPPLDGVSQRYNDGQLRLILVNSKKVFDGTIMPAFYRTDGLNRVSKKFKGKTILSAQQIEDIIAFLKTQ from the coding sequence ATGAAAAACCCGACACTGCTGGGAACGGCAGTTCTCGCAATCGCTATGACCACAGTCGCAATCACGGGACACCCCCAAGCGGCAGAAAGTGTGAAATACACAATTGTTGAGGACGCCATACCAAATCCCTTAACGAAGGAAGCCGGTGATCCAGACAAAGGGCGCAAAGCCGTGATTAACCGGAAACAAGGAAATTGTCTGGCCTGCCACGCCGTCACATCCTTGGCCAACCAACCCTTTCATGGTGAAGTGGGGCCCCCGCTGGACGGCGTTTCGCAACGCTACAATGACGGCCAACTTCGACTGATTCTGGTGAATTCCAAGAAAGTGTTCGATGGCACGATTATGCCTGCATTCTATCGCACCGATGGTTTGAACCGCGTTTCTAAAAAATTCAAAGGCAAAACCATTTTATCTGCCCAACAGATTGAAGACATTATTGCTTTCTTAAAAACGCAATAA
- a CDS encoding ABC transporter ATP-binding protein: MSGSVLNIRDFSLSLNSRRGPLPILRNLSLRIEPGRIMGLVGESGSGKSMTALAAMGLQPSNTQLSGTIALCGQEIVHRSQKEIKKVCRNTVTMIFQQPMKAMSPYHTIGKQLTDALVAHTGQKPKEVRPRIMAALHDVQLPDPAFVFDKYPHEMSGGQLQRAMIAMAMAVDPKLLIADEPTTALDVTVQAQILSLIRELVDKKGLGVLFITHDLGVVSDICDDVSVMYAGKIVEQGATQDVLSRPKHPYSSALLRAAPKLFDQETLEQIPGRVPALNELPVGCAFAPRCLHATADCNAVDPELKNGVACFNPASQLSGKEIGAAS, translated from the coding sequence ATGAGCGGGTCGGTATTGAATATCAGGGACTTTTCACTGTCGTTGAATTCGCGGCGCGGACCGTTACCTATTTTGCGGAACCTGTCGTTGCGGATTGAACCGGGCAGAATAATGGGTCTGGTTGGCGAGTCGGGTTCCGGGAAATCCATGACTGCACTTGCCGCTATGGGGTTGCAGCCTTCCAATACGCAATTGTCCGGTACGATTGCGCTGTGTGGTCAGGAAATCGTCCATCGGTCTCAAAAAGAGATCAAGAAGGTGTGCCGCAATACGGTAACAATGATTTTCCAGCAACCAATGAAAGCAATGAGTCCGTATCATACGATCGGAAAACAGCTGACAGATGCGCTGGTTGCCCATACAGGGCAAAAACCCAAGGAAGTAAGGCCGCGGATAATGGCGGCTTTGCACGATGTTCAGTTGCCGGATCCGGCATTTGTTTTTGATAAATATCCCCACGAAATGTCAGGCGGGCAATTACAGCGTGCAATGATTGCAATGGCGATGGCTGTTGACCCAAAACTGCTGATTGCAGACGAGCCGACAACAGCGCTTGATGTGACCGTGCAGGCCCAAATTCTGAGCCTTATTCGCGAGCTTGTGGATAAAAAAGGTCTTGGGGTGCTTTTTATTACTCACGATCTGGGGGTGGTCTCAGATATTTGTGATGATGTTTCCGTTATGTATGCGGGCAAGATCGTGGAGCAAGGGGCGACACAGGATGTTCTGTCTCGTCCAAAACATCCATATAGCTCGGCACTTCTGCGGGCCGCGCCCAAGTTGTTTGATCAGGAAACCCTGGAACAGATTCCGGGGCGGGTGCCGGCATTGAATGAATTGCCGGTAGGCTGCGCCTTCGCGCCGCGCTGTCTTCACGCTACGGCAGACTGCAACGCTGTTGATCCGGAGCTTAAAAACGGTGTCGCCTGTTTTAACCCTGCCTCTCAATTGTCTGGTAAAGAGATTGGAGCAGCGTCATGA
- a CDS encoding SoxW family protein: protein MSNREMTRRQLILHSTQISLAGALGVSLPRMVSAAGNKVELTEDGLHYQPWFLESFLELADDVSEAAEKNKHLAIMWELKGCPYCEETHLVNFADEKIRNFIIGNFEILQLNIIGSKRVTDFDGEELSEKDLARKYGVRFTPTFQFFPKTIDALADSLPQKREVARLPGYMRPDHFLLMFKYVAEEAYINKDFKTYLQNLSG, encoded by the coding sequence ATGTCAAACAGGGAAATGACAAGAAGACAGTTGATTCTGCACTCAACACAAATCTCTTTGGCAGGCGCTTTAGGGGTGTCACTACCGCGCATGGTAAGCGCTGCGGGAAATAAGGTTGAGTTGACCGAAGACGGCCTGCACTACCAGCCCTGGTTTCTTGAAAGCTTTCTGGAATTGGCCGATGACGTGTCAGAGGCGGCGGAAAAAAATAAACATCTGGCGATCATGTGGGAGCTGAAGGGTTGCCCTTATTGCGAAGAGACACATCTGGTCAATTTCGCGGATGAAAAGATTCGAAACTTCATCATCGGTAATTTTGAAATCCTGCAACTCAATATTATCGGCTCAAAACGAGTTACCGATTTTGACGGCGAGGAACTTTCGGAAAAAGATCTGGCCCGAAAATATGGTGTTCGCTTTACACCAACCTTCCAGTTTTTCCCAAAAACCATAGACGCATTGGCTGACTCGCTCCCACAAAAACGCGAAGTGGCCCGTTTACCCGGCTATATGAGACCAGATCATTTCCTATTGATGTTTAAATATGTGGCTGAAGAAGCTTACATCAATAAGGACTTCAAGACCTATCTTCAAAACCTCTCCGGTTAA
- a CDS encoding ABC transporter permease, producing MLFYTGKRILTMVGILLGVLLVTFVLSRILPGSPIEMMLGHRPTPEQIEAARLQMGLDRPIIEQFWLYLVNAFQGDLGTSLRTGRPVLTDVLERFAATFELVTLAILLVVAIGIPLGTICALRQDKLVDHSARGFSVLGVALPVFLSGMILQMLFYGFLGWLPLQGRIDSDVLLDFEFPVVTGFYLVDSLLDKNPVAFFSALEHLVLPVLTIAIASLAVVTRITRNMMIEALRQEFILTQRAYGLSDWIINFRYAMRAALIPMLTVIGLAYGYMLGGAVVVEFVFDWPGLGAYVVGAITENDYPAVMAVTLCFAGVYLTVNLIIDLLYFLVDPRLQKA from the coding sequence ATGCTGTTTTATACGGGGAAACGCATACTGACAATGGTCGGGATCCTGCTCGGTGTGTTGTTGGTGACATTTGTGTTAAGCCGTATTTTGCCAGGATCGCCTATTGAAATGATGCTGGGTCATCGGCCAACGCCCGAACAGATTGAGGCCGCGCGGCTTCAAATGGGGTTGGATCGCCCCATAATAGAGCAGTTCTGGCTCTATCTGGTGAACGCGTTTCAAGGCGATCTGGGAACGTCGCTGCGCACTGGCCGGCCGGTTTTGACCGATGTGCTAGAACGTTTCGCGGCAACCTTTGAACTTGTCACACTGGCGATTTTACTGGTTGTCGCCATTGGCATTCCGCTGGGAACGATTTGCGCACTGCGTCAGGACAAACTGGTGGATCATTCCGCCCGGGGCTTTTCTGTTTTAGGGGTGGCGCTCCCCGTGTTTTTAAGTGGAATGATCCTGCAGATGCTTTTTTACGGGTTTTTGGGCTGGTTACCATTGCAGGGCCGGATTGACAGCGATGTGTTGCTGGATTTCGAGTTTCCAGTGGTTACGGGCTTTTATCTGGTCGATAGCCTTCTTGATAAAAATCCGGTGGCCTTTTTTTCAGCCTTGGAACATCTGGTGCTTCCGGTTTTGACAATTGCCATTGCGTCTCTTGCCGTGGTCACCCGGATCACTCGCAATATGATGATTGAAGCCTTGCGTCAGGAATTTATTCTGACTCAAAGGGCCTATGGATTATCTGATTGGATTATCAATTTTCGGTATGCCATGAGAGCCGCCCTCATTCCAATGCTGACGGTTATCGGTCTGGCCTACGGATATATGCTGGGCGGTGCTGTTGTCGTGGAGTTTGTTTTTGATTGGCCCGGGCTTGGTGCCTATGTGGTCGGCGCAATCACTGAAAATGACTACCCGGCAGTTATGGCAGTAACCCTGTGTTTCGCCGGCGTTTATCTGACTGTAAATCTAATTATCGACCTGCTTTATTTCCTCGTCGATCCGCGCTTACAGAAGGCATGA
- a CDS encoding GlcG/HbpS family heme-binding protein — MKKSFVGATIFGLFSLLWGGAIAPAFAQSDEALVSHKVMTPEIAMELAQATLKACRKADFQVGVAVVDRFGILQAFVRDRYAGVHTPDTARQKAWTAVSFRTDTAALEELVKSGELTQNITQIKNAMMVGGGVQVLAAGSLVGAVGVSGAPGGDADDDCARKGIETIQDKLEF, encoded by the coding sequence ATGAAAAAATCATTTGTCGGCGCAACAATTTTTGGGTTGTTTTCTTTGCTATGGGGTGGGGCAATCGCACCCGCTTTTGCACAAAGTGACGAAGCCTTGGTGTCCCATAAGGTTATGACACCCGAGATAGCCATGGAACTTGCACAAGCCACGCTTAAAGCATGCCGGAAAGCAGATTTTCAGGTTGGCGTTGCTGTTGTCGATCGATTTGGCATCTTGCAGGCCTTTGTCAGGGACCGCTATGCGGGGGTGCATACACCGGATACTGCGAGACAAAAAGCGTGGACTGCGGTAAGCTTTCGAACAGACACTGCCGCGTTGGAAGAGTTGGTGAAGTCAGGTGAATTGACTCAGAATATTACTCAGATCAAAAATGCTATGATGGTTGGCGGCGGCGTTCAGGTTCTGGCTGCGGGTTCTTTGGTCGGAGCGGTTGGTGTGTCTGGTGCGCCAGGTGGGGATGCAGATGACGACTGTGCCCGCAAAGGGATCGAAACGATACAAGATAAACTAGAATTTTAA
- a CDS encoding ABC transporter permease — protein sequence MEKSVQAVMKPRSAIFARFHVIMGRNVLFLAGSVTFLVILVAAVFAPVIATHDPSHINFADKLVAPGMAHWFGTDELGRDLFSRILYGARVSLLVGIVVTGLAVLIGVPVGLAAGYLGGRAGYLIMRVSDVFIAFPPLLLPIAITAALGQGLFEAMIALAISWFPWYARIVEAAVLSIRQENYVRSARAFGFSHLRIMVKHILPNCWTPVIVQASMDFGYTILAAASLSFIGIGAKPPMIEWGLMVAMSRGKFLDYWWTAGIPGLAIVLTVLSVNLIGDGVRDLLDPKENKQ from the coding sequence ATGGAAAAATCAGTGCAAGCTGTCATGAAGCCAAGAAGTGCAATCTTTGCGCGCTTTCATGTAATTATGGGTCGGAATGTCTTGTTTCTGGCTGGATCGGTTACGTTCCTTGTTATTCTGGTCGCCGCTGTTTTTGCGCCCGTTATCGCAACACATGACCCATCTCATATTAACTTTGCGGATAAACTTGTCGCCCCGGGGATGGCGCACTGGTTTGGCACGGACGAGCTGGGAAGAGACCTTTTCAGCCGTATTTTATACGGTGCGCGGGTCAGCCTTTTGGTCGGCATTGTGGTTACGGGGCTGGCGGTATTGATCGGGGTGCCCGTTGGATTGGCTGCCGGATATCTGGGAGGGCGCGCTGGATATCTGATCATGAGGGTGAGCGATGTTTTTATCGCATTCCCGCCCCTTTTATTACCCATTGCCATTACCGCTGCCTTGGGACAAGGGTTGTTTGAAGCGATGATCGCGTTGGCAATTTCCTGGTTCCCCTGGTATGCGCGAATTGTCGAAGCGGCTGTGCTGTCCATTCGGCAGGAGAACTATGTCCGTTCCGCACGGGCTTTTGGATTTTCGCATTTGCGCATCATGGTAAAACATATTCTGCCCAATTGCTGGACGCCGGTGATCGTTCAGGCGTCCATGGATTTCGGATATACAATATTAGCGGCGGCGTCTTTAAGTTTCATCGGAATTGGCGCAAAACCCCCGATGATTGAATGGGGGCTGATGGTGGCCATGTCCCGGGGGAAATTTCTTGATTACTGGTGGACGGCAGGGATCCCCGGGCTGGCAATTGTTCTGACCGTTCTGTCCGTCAATTTAATTGGCGACGGTGTCCGTGACCTGTTGGATCCGAAGGAAAACAAGCAATGA
- a CDS encoding ABC transporter substrate-binding protein, which yields MKLIKKIAVAVATVAIGVSALTAAVPVQAKTNSVTYAMYGDIKDWDPSEAFSLEVMMLVNVYEPLLWYNPPGSEQQFTPALAESWGVSEDGLTWTFKLRQGVKFHDGEPLTAEAAKSSIERTRKLKKGAYYIWGAVSSIEAPDTHTLVIKTKEPAPIDLIASSQYGAYIFSPKAAEKGAEWFNQGNAAGTGPYTVRQWKAGQQIVLDKNPDYWGGFDESNFERVYLKVVTENATQVQMLKAGEADFISLVPADQVDSLNNEPGITAKGVPSWKNSQFLINTQKAPTDNKQFRQALTMLWDYDKVVKEIYAGYAEPGKGVVPATMWGHNSNIKTPVFDVEKAKKLVDESGVPADQRKVTMAYIGTSEEYKNSALLFQANAAKAGIEVELKPGKWGAIWKNAKDLRTAPNLQSMTWWPTYPTPNDWMIGLFRTEEKALFNLSHYANSAYDKLVDEGAALEGSDRDAAVEKYAKAQKLLMEDATAIFYADIKGRVAYRSNIVGLQSNPAYAGIFFHRLKRAAK from the coding sequence GTGAAACTTATCAAGAAAATTGCAGTTGCAGTGGCAACTGTAGCGATCGGTGTCAGCGCGTTGACCGCCGCTGTCCCTGTTCAAGCCAAGACCAATTCCGTAACCTATGCAATGTATGGCGATATAAAAGACTGGGATCCTTCAGAAGCCTTTTCTCTTGAAGTTATGATGTTGGTGAACGTGTATGAGCCGCTTCTTTGGTATAATCCTCCGGGGAGCGAACAACAGTTTACACCCGCTTTGGCCGAAAGCTGGGGTGTCAGTGAAGATGGTTTGACCTGGACCTTCAAATTACGGCAGGGCGTCAAATTCCATGATGGCGAGCCGCTGACTGCGGAAGCTGCAAAATCTTCAATTGAACGGACCCGTAAATTGAAGAAGGGGGCCTATTATATTTGGGGCGCTGTTTCTTCAATCGAAGCGCCTGATACCCATACGTTGGTGATTAAAACAAAAGAACCTGCACCAATTGACCTGATTGCGTCCAGTCAGTATGGCGCTTACATCTTTTCGCCCAAGGCCGCTGAAAAAGGTGCAGAATGGTTTAATCAAGGGAATGCCGCGGGTACAGGCCCCTATACTGTTCGGCAATGGAAAGCGGGACAGCAGATCGTCTTGGATAAAAATCCTGACTACTGGGGCGGTTTTGATGAAAGCAACTTTGAACGGGTTTATTTAAAAGTTGTGACAGAGAATGCGACACAGGTGCAGATGCTGAAAGCCGGTGAAGCTGATTTTATTTCACTCGTGCCTGCGGATCAGGTGGATAGTCTCAATAATGAGCCCGGCATTACCGCAAAAGGCGTTCCCAGCTGGAAAAATTCCCAGTTTCTGATCAATACTCAAAAAGCCCCGACCGATAATAAACAATTCCGCCAGGCTCTTACGATGCTGTGGGATTATGACAAAGTTGTAAAAGAAATATATGCCGGTTATGCCGAACCCGGAAAGGGTGTCGTGCCTGCCACTATGTGGGGCCATAATTCAAACATTAAAACCCCGGTATTTGATGTAGAGAAGGCCAAGAAACTTGTTGATGAATCTGGCGTACCTGCCGATCAGCGAAAAGTCACGATGGCCTATATTGGGACATCGGAAGAGTATAAGAATTCAGCCCTCCTGTTTCAGGCAAATGCTGCTAAAGCCGGTATTGAGGTTGAGCTGAAACCCGGTAAATGGGGTGCCATCTGGAAAAATGCGAAAGATCTGCGGACAGCGCCGAACCTTCAGTCCATGACATGGTGGCCGACATATCCCACCCCGAATGACTGGATGATTGGCTTGTTTAGAACAGAAGAAAAAGCCCTGTTCAATTTGTCTCATTACGCAAATTCCGCCTATGACAAGCTTGTTGATGAAGGCGCGGCTCTGGAAGGTTCTGATAGAGACGCTGCTGTCGAAAAATATGCCAAGGCGCAGAAACTGCTGATGGAGGATGCAACAGCAATTTTTTATGCCGATATCAAAGGTCGTGTCGCTTACCGCAGTAACATCGTCGGCTTACAGAGCAATCCTGCATACGCTGGGATTTTCTTCCATCGTCTGAAACGTGCCGCCAAGTAA
- a CDS encoding sigma-54 interaction domain-containing protein, with product MDWQSDLANRFPEHLEEVFEAMADAVWVCNAEPRLLWINSACEKLNGIRREDVCGKTVHELLLSGNYDKDVTSRVLQEKKPVVINQHVKSGRSLLVTGVPIFDEQGAVRFVVGNERDLSELNQLRQELEKEQQRSDRIEQELLTLNMRDKSLENIVAVSDVMEKSLYLALKVAAYDTTVLIAGPSGSGKSMVARLIHEASPRRNNQFLHLNCGAIPHNLVEAELFGYEQGAFTGASKGGKAGLIEAANGGTLFLDEIDAFPMDMQVKLLTFLDSQGFIRVGGTKIHQVDVRLISATNKDLRKMVDEGLFREDLYFRLNIVPLEIPPLQRRMADLPALIGLTLKKLGQKHNKDFSITPEFVEILSKYSFPGNVRELENILERACVLSTSEMLSIADLPADIRDRRGSDVALGTGTLKAALEQVEAELLRQALGKHDTQKSLAVALGVSQPTVARLLRKHDLKAGRDFG from the coding sequence ATGGATTGGCAGTCAGACTTGGCAAACCGGTTTCCGGAGCATCTGGAAGAAGTGTTTGAAGCAATGGCAGATGCGGTTTGGGTCTGTAATGCAGAGCCAAGACTGCTTTGGATTAATTCCGCTTGTGAAAAGTTAAACGGTATCCGCCGTGAGGATGTGTGCGGTAAAACGGTCCATGAGCTACTCCTCAGTGGTAACTATGATAAGGATGTGACCAGCCGGGTTTTGCAGGAGAAAAAGCCTGTTGTTATTAATCAGCATGTGAAAAGTGGCCGGTCCCTGCTTGTCACCGGGGTGCCCATTTTCGATGAACAAGGTGCGGTTCGGTTTGTGGTGGGGAACGAGCGGGACCTGTCCGAGTTGAACCAGCTTCGCCAGGAGCTGGAGAAAGAACAGCAGCGATCGGATCGAATAGAGCAGGAGCTTTTAACGCTGAATATGCGCGATAAGAGCCTTGAGAATATCGTTGCGGTCAGTGACGTCATGGAGAAATCGCTTTATCTTGCCTTAAAAGTTGCAGCCTATGATACGACCGTGCTGATTGCGGGTCCTTCCGGTTCTGGTAAGAGTATGGTTGCGCGCTTGATCCACGAAGCATCTCCGCGCCGAAATAACCAGTTCCTGCATCTTAATTGCGGGGCAATTCCTCATAATCTGGTCGAGGCAGAACTTTTTGGCTATGAGCAAGGCGCCTTCACAGGCGCGTCCAAAGGGGGGAAGGCCGGACTAATCGAAGCCGCAAACGGCGGCACTCTTTTTCTGGACGAGATCGACGCGTTTCCCATGGATATGCAAGTCAAGTTGCTGACATTTCTTGATAGTCAGGGTTTTATCCGGGTCGGTGGAACCAAAATTCATCAAGTGGATGTACGCCTGATTTCGGCGACAAATAAGGATTTGCGGAAAATGGTGGATGAGGGCCTTTTTCGCGAAGATCTGTATTTCCGGTTGAATATTGTCCCCTTGGAGATCCCGCCTTTACAAAGACGGATGGCGGATCTACCGGCATTGATTGGGTTGACCCTTAAGAAGTTGGGTCAAAAGCATAATAAAGACTTTTCCATTACACCTGAATTTGTCGAAATCCTGTCAAAATACTCATTCCCCGGAAATGTCAGGGAGCTGGAGAATATCCTGGAGAGAGCCTGCGTTCTTTCAACTTCTGAGATGTTGAGTATCGCTGATTTACCAGCAGATATCAGAGATCGGAGAGGCTCTGACGTTGCGCTGGGAACAGGGACTTTGAAAGCAGCACTGGAACAGGTCGAAGCCGAGCTGCTCAGGCAGGCGCTTGGTAAACATGATACGCAAAAATCGCTGGCAGTGGCGTTGGGTGTTAGCCAGCCAACTGTTGCCAGGCTATTGCGCAAGCATGATTTGAAAGCGGGTCGTGATTTTGGTTAG